One window from the genome of Chroogloeocystis siderophila 5.2 s.c.1 encodes:
- a CDS encoding DUF11 domain-containing protein encodes MYTQRWQHNLLLAAMLGVSLPLAAPLLAQTKTNSLNIINQASYSYNSDDTQLISGFTTQNSISVQGLIDPLGQVTGCAGEILPDYTGFSVALYEVEPNDPTGTEVRTLVSLTRTELPDVPDNGITKGLAPNIENSNPFFLTNGEQGNYNFLLDPNRGQLDIGRTYVLIVNPPPNTIYNQRRVKITIQERQGDVVVYQATSLDGKPLSTTDDRTTLVNTINIRDAERVGLVLGTLNIKTNICQAQDLQIIKTGDRATAAPGDTVIYRLAVKNLASSSIHNVAIADTLPLGFNFLPASVQAELDGNPVRVNTTQNNSLVTFQASNISLPQSGILNIAYAAVLTPEAIRGTGENSAIATAQRLDNSVSVKDGPAIHRLRLQPGILSDCGTLIGRVFVDKNFDGEQQPDEPGVANAVVFLDDGNRVVTDKQGLFSVANVISGYRTGVLDFTSVPGYRLAPNHKFKERNSQSRLVHLAPGGLARMNFAVTPLEKEGTQP; translated from the coding sequence ATGTACACGCAGCGCTGGCAACATAACTTACTACTCGCAGCAATGCTAGGAGTGAGTTTACCTTTAGCCGCACCACTTTTAGCTCAAACTAAGACAAATTCTCTAAATATTATTAACCAAGCTTCTTATAGTTACAACTCAGACGACACGCAGTTAATATCCGGATTCACTACTCAAAATTCTATCAGTGTTCAAGGCTTAATCGATCCCTTAGGGCAAGTTACGGGTTGTGCGGGTGAAATTCTGCCAGACTATACGGGTTTTAGTGTTGCTTTGTATGAAGTAGAACCCAACGATCCCACAGGAACCGAAGTGAGAACTCTTGTCTCGCTGACGCGTACTGAATTACCTGATGTTCCAGATAACGGGATTACTAAAGGTTTGGCACCAAATATAGAAAATAGTAATCCGTTTTTTCTAACTAATGGAGAACAGGGCAATTATAACTTTCTGCTTGACCCAAACCGAGGTCAGTTAGATATCGGTAGAACTTATGTTCTGATTGTCAATCCGCCACCTAATACAATTTACAACCAACGCCGCGTCAAAATTACGATTCAAGAACGTCAGGGTGATGTTGTTGTTTATCAAGCAACATCTTTAGATGGTAAACCGCTCAGTACCACAGACGATCGCACCACACTTGTTAACACTATCAATATCCGCGATGCCGAGAGAGTCGGGCTAGTCCTTGGCACCCTGAACATAAAAACTAACATTTGTCAAGCTCAAGACCTGCAAATTATCAAAACAGGCGATCGCGCGACGGCTGCACCAGGAGACACAGTTATTTATCGTCTCGCAGTCAAAAACCTAGCAAGTTCCTCAATCCATAACGTGGCGATCGCAGATACTTTGCCTTTGGGGTTTAACTTTCTTCCTGCTTCAGTGCAAGCAGAGTTAGACGGCAATCCAGTTCGAGTCAATACTACTCAAAATAATTCTTTAGTCACGTTCCAAGCCTCAAATATTAGCCTACCACAGTCGGGCATCCTCAACATCGCCTACGCCGCTGTACTGACTCCCGAAGCAATTCGCGGTACAGGTGAAAATTCAGCGATCGCCACTGCCCAACGCCTTGATAACAGTGTAAGCGTCAAAGATGGTCCTGCAATTCATCGACTCCGCCTGCAACCTGGTATTTTATCCGACTGCGGTACGCTGATCGGGCGTGTATTTGTTGACAAAAACTTTGATGGCGAACAACAACCTGATGAACCAGGTGTTGCCAATGCTGTTGTTTTTCTTGATGATGGCAACCGTGTTGTTACGGACAAACAAGGATTATTTTCTGTAGCAAATGTTATTTCAGGCTACCGAACTGGCGTTTTAGATTTCACGAGTGTTCCAGGTTATCGCCTCGCCCCCAATCACAAATTCAAAGAACGCAATAGCCAATCTCGGTTGGTACATTTAGCCCCAGGGGGTTTAGCGCGCATGAATTTTGCCGTTACCCCACTTGAGAAGGAAGGAACGCAACCATGA
- a CDS encoding DUF11 domain-containing protein: protein MKSLTFVKFAAIALTTALPLVALPEIQQTTVAIAQTVQRQAQMQLNLGAAKKVVTKDAAGKPQVTWQTLKGNVVVQPGDTLRYTVSSENTSDRVVRNFVVTQPIPKQTTYVLKSATAPSGTKMTYSIDNGKTFVENPTIQVKLPDGKVETRPAPAERYTHIRWQYTTAINAKSTVNASYQVQVR, encoded by the coding sequence GTGAAAAGTCTAACCTTTGTAAAATTTGCGGCGATCGCCTTAACAACCGCTTTACCATTAGTTGCACTTCCTGAGATTCAACAAACAACAGTTGCGATCGCTCAAACAGTACAGCGTCAAGCCCAAATGCAACTCAATTTGGGGGCTGCGAAGAAAGTTGTTACGAAAGATGCTGCTGGGAAACCGCAAGTTACCTGGCAAACACTCAAAGGCAATGTTGTCGTTCAACCAGGTGATACACTGCGCTACACCGTTAGCAGTGAAAATACTAGCGATCGCGTGGTGAGAAACTTTGTTGTCACGCAGCCCATTCCGAAACAAACAACTTACGTTCTCAAGTCTGCGACTGCGCCTAGCGGTACCAAAATGACTTACAGCATCGACAACGGCAAGACTTTTGTCGAAAATCCGACAATTCAAGTCAAGTTACCCGATGGTAAGGTTGAAACTCGTCCTGCACCAGCCGAACGTTACACGCATATCCGCTGGCAATATACCACCGCGATTAATGCCAAATCAACCGTGAATGCTAGTTACCAAGTGCAAGTGCGTTAA